A region of Chloroflexota bacterium DNA encodes the following proteins:
- the heR gene encoding heliorhodopsin HeR, whose translation MDKKLKGLRRFNLIMGFLHLVQGVFMFLISNDTTYPIYSNFLTFNTSTFSLNPDPQLFYEVPFGPAVALFLLLSAVAHFSLATFGYQWYVRNLKMGMNPVRFYEYALSSSLMIVLIGLLVGIWDLGAVILIFAVNATMNLFGIMMEFHNQYTKKTNWTSFIFGSLAGIVPWVVILIYFLSAVNSAGAKPPAFVYAIIPTIFVFFNIFAVNMVLQYKKVGPWKDYLFGEKVYIILSLAAKTTLAWMIFTGTLAPV comes from the coding sequence ATGGATAAAAAACTGAAAGGTTTACGTCGTTTCAACTTGATTATGGGCTTTTTGCACCTGGTGCAGGGCGTTTTCATGTTCCTGATCAGCAATGACACGACCTATCCGATCTATTCCAACTTTCTCACCTTCAATACCAGCACCTTTTCCTTGAACCCCGATCCGCAGTTGTTCTACGAGGTGCCTTTTGGGCCGGCAGTGGCCTTATTCCTGCTGCTCTCAGCAGTGGCGCACTTCTCTTTGGCGACCTTTGGCTATCAGTGGTATGTCCGCAACCTGAAGATGGGTATGAATCCCGTACGCTTCTATGAATATGCGTTGAGTTCATCCCTGATGATCGTGCTCATAGGCTTACTGGTTGGCATTTGGGACCTGGGCGCGGTGATCTTGATCTTTGCTGTGAATGCCACCATGAACTTGTTTGGTATCATGATGGAATTCCACAACCAATATACCAAAAAGACCAACTGGACTTCGTTCATCTTTGGCAGCTTGGCCGGCATCGTCCCCTGGGTGGTGATCTTGATCTACTTCTTGAGTGCGGTCAATTCTGCTGGAGCCAAGCCCCCGGCCTTCGTCTATGCCATCATTCCAACCATCTTCGTGTTCTTCAACATTTTTGCAGTCAATATGGTGCTGCAATATAAGAAGGTGGGCCCGTGGAAGGATTACCTCTTTGGCGAAAAGGTCTATATTATCCTCAGCCTGGCCGCCAAGACCACTTTAGCCTGGATGATCTTCACCGGCACCCTGGCACCGGTCTAA